The genomic segment TGTCCTTCTTCGGCTTCGCAGGCCTCATCCTGGCGCCGATCCTGATGATTCTGCTCAAGGCGCTGTACGACCAGGGCTACTTCCACAGATGGATTCGCTGGCCCAAGGAAGAGTTTATCGTCTCGCCGTTTCATCCTTCTGCGTCCGGGACGACCGTTCCTGGAGCTCCGCTTCCGCCCGATCCATCAGACGAAGCGCGTCCATAATGTCGCCGAACACGGCCGGCGCCGCATTGCGGACGCCGGCCGTGCGATTTTCCAGCAGTACCGATACGGCGTAGCGAGGACGGCCTTTAGCCGGACCATAGCCTACGAACCATTGATCGTTCAGCGCCGGCCGCTTGCCGGCAAGCTCCGCCGTGCCGGACTTGCCTGCGAGCGGCCATTCGTTTGCCCCGAGCGCCTGCTCTGCGGTGCCTTCCGTGACAACGGCCCGCATCGCTTCGCGCAGGGCGGCCGCCGTAGCCGGCTTGATGCGCCCGAATTCGGAAGGCGCTCCCCGGGCCGGCATGTTCGCCAGCAGCCCGCCGTCGGCATATCGGATCTCCGTCGCGATCCGCGGCGCCTGCACGCGACCACCGTGCAGCAAGGTTACGACCAGGTTGGCCGCCTGGAGCGGCGTCACTCTCACGTCGCGCTGGCCGATGCCCGTCCCTGTCCTTACGCCCCCGTCCTTCCCGGCTTCAGGCGTTGCGAATATCGCGCCCGGCTGCTCCTCCCCCAGCAGGCGCAGCGGCTTGCCGTCGACGAAAGATCCGATCTGCCATCCGATCTGCCGTCCGAGCCCCAGCTTGTCCGCCGTCTCCGCGAGCAGCGCCGGATCGAGCCGCTCGGCGAGCGCGGCGAACACGACGTTGCACGACTCGGCATACGCCTCCTTGACCGTCAGCACGCCATGACCGCCATGCAGCCAGCAGTTCAGGCCGTACCTGCCGTAGGATCCCGCGCAGCGGAATGTCTCGTCCAGCGTCGTGACGCCTGCCTCAAGCGCGGCAGCGAGCGTGACCGTCTTGAATACGGAACCAGGCGGCACCGCAATGAGCGCATGGTTCCGTTCGTCCGTGCCGGCGAAGCCGATATGCGCCGGGTCGAAGGCCGGCAGCGAAACCATGCCGAGAATATCCGCATGTTCGACATCCAGCACGACGACAGCGCCTTCCTTGATGCCATGCTTCTTCAATGCCGCCTCGGCCGCGCGCTGCACGGCCAAATCGATCGTCGTTCGGACCTGAAGCGGATAATGCGGATTCGCCGGCCCCGAGATTCGCATCCCGATGCCGGCGAGCGGCCGCCGCGCGCCGTCGGTCGTCGCGACCGCGAAGGTACTGCCGATGCCCCGGATCAGCCTGTCCAGCGACAGCTCGAGGCCCGCCTCCCCGATCGGGTCGGTCGTTCTCGCCTTTCCCGCAGCCAGCTCCTTGCCGTACAGCTTCGTCAGACGCGCGGGATCCTGCGCCGTATAGCCGATCGCCTGCAGTGCCGGCCCGCGCCCCTGCTCCGCGCCGTAGCGGTCGACATAGGGCACCACGGCGACGCCGGTCAGCCCAAGCGCAACGATTCGCCGCTCCTGTGTCTCCGTCAGTGCGACGACCGTGCCCGTCTTCCCTTTCCATACGAGCGGCTCGCGAATGCCGTCCAGCCATGCGCCGATTTGATCGGCACTCTCCCCAAGCGTATCCGCCAGCACCTGCAGCTGACCGTCGGAGCCGCGAGGCATACCGCCTGTCGGATAGGCCGCAAGCGCGCGAATCGTCCTGCCGGTCAGCGGGCGGCCGTCGCGGTCGACAAACTGTCCGCGGCCGCTGTCCAGCTCCAGCGGATCCGAATGCTGCCTGTAGGCTTGTTTCGCCAGACCTGCGGCCGCATTTTCGCTCCCGCCGCCGCCCCCAAGCTGCACCCACGCCAGCCTCGCCTCCATTACGCCAAAGACCGCGGCCAGCGCAATCATCAGTTTAAAAATCCGAGCAGGCACCGGTCCGTTCAACGGCCATCCCTTCCCTGTCTGCGAATTGTAACGCTGTTATTCCCATTGTTGCCCGGCCGTCCTTCGGATAACCTACCAACCAACAACCTGGCAGGACCCATAAAGGCTGTACATGCGCAAAAAAGAATGCCGCCCCCATATACGGGAACGGCATACTGTGCAATTTATGAAAATTAAGCCACGGTGAACTGCGACAAAGATTGACGCAGCTGCTGGGATACCGTCTCGAGCTTGTTGGACAGCTGCACGAGACCGTCGCTGATGCCGAGCTGCTCGTTGCTCAGCGAGGCGACCTGCTCGCTCGTAGCCGATGCTTGCTGCGCCACGGCACTGACGTTCGTCATCGTGAGCGTCAACGTCTCCTGCGCTTGCTCGAGCTGCGATACCGACGCGGTAGCGGCATGGAGGCGCTCATTGAAGTCGCTCATATGCGACTGCACGTTTTCGAAAATTTTGTTGGCATCCCGCACCGCTTCGATCTGCTCCCTGAACAACGGGTACGCGTCGGAGAGGACGGATACCGTCTCGTCGATCTCCTGGCCGATCCGGTCGACGATCTCGCCGACGACGCCGATCGATTGGCGGGACTGGTCGGCGAGCTTGCGGATCTCGTCGGCGACGACCATGAAGCCTCTGCCGGCGGCGCCCGCACGGGCCGCTTCGATCGTTGCGTTCAGCGACAAAATGTTCGTTTGCTTCGTCATGTTGCCAAGCACGTCGAGAATCTTGCTGATCGAACCGGTGCTTTCCTTCAGCTTGTCGACCTTATCGACCATCGAGCGCGTCATCTCTTCGGTATGCCCGGTCTTCTCCATCAGGCCTGCCATATACTGCGTGCCTTTACGGCCGGCTTCCTCGACCTCGTAGGCCGACTTGCCCATCTCCAAGTTGGAGTCGATAACCGAGACGACCTTGTCGCCGATCTGTCCCGTCATCTCGCTGCCGCGCTCGGATTCGACGGCCAGGTTCGTCGCGCCGCCCGCGATCTCTTCGGTCGCCACGGCGATCTCCTTGGCCGCGCTGGCCGTCTTCGTCGATGCCAGCGTCAGGGAGCTTGCGGTCTCCAGCACTTCGCTGGCGGATTGATTCGTCTGACGCACGAGCTCCGTGATGCGCTCCATCATCCGGTTGAAGCTGTCGGATACTTGCCCGATCTCGTCCTTCTGCCGGATGGTGCTGCGCACCGTCAGATTGCCGCGCTCGCCCTGGTTCATGAGGTGGCGAAGCTGGCCGAGCGGCTTGCCTACGGTCCACATGATGAACAGTCCGATAAGCGCCGCGATGAGCACGGACAGACCGCACATGAGGAAAGTCAGGTTGCGGATGACCTTCGCGTCCTTGACGAGCGAGGAAGTCGGGATGTTGCCGACGACGGTCCAACCGCTGCTGCCGACGGATGGAGAACCTACGGAGAGCATCTCGCGTCCGTCCGCCTTGATCTTGACCTCGCCGGATGCGTCCGGCAGCTCGTACTCGTACTTCTGCCCCATCAGAGCGGCATCCGCCGCATAGACGATCGTGCCGTCCGGTGCGACGATATACGTCGAGCTTCCGTCGCCGAAGCTGACGTTCGACAGCATGTCCTGCAGCGACTTGATGCTGAGCTCAATGACAAGCAAGTACGGATTGCCCGAATTGACGTTCATCAATGCGCGGCCGACCGCGATCGTCGGGGCCGTCTGCTTGCCGGTAATGCCGGTCGCCATCGTCGGCACCCATACGACCTTGCCGGCCGCTTGCTTCATCGTGTCGAGAAACGCAGGCGGATTTTCCTTCATGTCGGGCACGCCGCCCGAATTGGAGGATCCGATCACGGCCATGGACGGGTCGGTCGGCAGCAGGAATATGCCGGCGATCGAATTGTCCGAGATCATGACATTGGAGAGCTTCGTCGTGATCGTCCGCTGGTTGTCGAAGCGCTCGAAATCATCCGTCGACGAGATGGCCGAGCCGACCTGGGAGATGAACTCCGAATCCGACAAAAACTCCATCGACTTGCGTTCGTAGCCGGTAAGGAGCAGGTCCATCCGCCCGGATACCTGCTTGGCCGTCTCCATGCTGGATTCGGACACTTTTTTTTCGATAACGGATCGGGACTTAGAATAGGAGAATAGTCCTAGCGACACGACGCACAGCAGGATCCCGCAGAATACAAGAATGAATAACTTCACGCCGACAGAACGAATCGGGCTTTCCAGCTTCGTTTCTTTCATTTGCTGCCCGAATTTTTTCGCATACCCTCCCAGCGTGCCGGCTCCTTGCTTCCACTCCACCGACTTGACACGATCGCGCCAACTTTGCTTCATCTGACACACCCTCCGAGACTTAGTTAAATGACTCTTTGCCGCCGAGAAACGCGCCTCTATGCGCAGCGAATCCCGAGCGGGAACCTGTTACCACGTGCCATCGCGGATGCCGGCCAAACAAAAAAGCTTGCCGAACATCCGACCGCGCAGAATCATCTCCGAATATATATCGGCCATCTGCACTATCAGTGTTAATTCGACAAGCTGATTTAATATCCTTTTGAAACGTTTTCTTGGCCAAACTATTTATTTTTTTGTCGAAAATCAGAAAGAGCCGATCTTTTTTCGCATCATGTCGAGCGGCGCGACAGGTTCGGAAGTCCTTATCCGTAGCAGCTGGAGCGGATGCCTGGCCACATCGACGGATGCGCCGTCCAGGTCCGAGAGGGGACCTGCGACCTGCTTGAAGCTGCGTCCGCCCGGTCCGACGAACTCGACCTCGGTGTTCGGACGGAACGGGCTGCGCTGTTCGACGACCGCGATGCCTGTCTCAGGATCGTACTCCCGCACGATTGCGGCAAAGTCGTAAGGCGCCGGCTTTTCCTCCGGCTCGTAAATATGCTCGGACGCGCCGGGCGTGCTGTAGAAAAATCCGGTGTTGAGCGGACGGTTCGCCGCTTTGCCGATCTCTGCCTCCCACTCCGGGCGAAGAACATAGCCCTCAGGATCCGCCATATAAGCGTCGATCGCCTGACGATAGGCCCCCACGACCGAAGCGACATAATGGATGCTCTTCATCCGGCCTTCGATCTTGAAGCTGTCCACGCCCGCCTCGATGAGATCGGGAATATGCCGGATCATGCACAGATCCTTGCTGCCCATCGTGAACATATGGTCGCCCGGATCGCCGACCGGCCCATGCTCCTGGTGCAGGTCGTACTTCCAGCGGCACGACTGGCAGCAGCCGCCGCGGTTGGAATCGCGGTCGGTAAAATGGTTGGAGAGCACGCAGCGGCCCGATACCGAAGAGCACATCGCGCCGTGAATGAACACCTCAAGCTCAAGGTCCACGTTATCCTTGATCTCGCGGATCTCCTCCATCGACGTCTCTCTCGCGAGCACGACCCGAGGCAGTCCGACTTCCTTCCAAAACTTTACGGCCTGCCAGTTCATCGTCGACTGCTGCGTGCTAAGATGGACCTCGAGTCCCGGCGCATGCGCCATCGCCGTCTCGACAATGGCGGGGTCGGCCGTAATGATCGCCGCGATACCGGCAGCTTCGAGCTGTTTTAAATATTCGGCAATGCCCGGGAGATCCTCCTGATGGGCATAAATATTGGTTGCCACGAAAACCTTCGCGCCGTAGCGGGCGGCGAATTCGACGCCCTCGCGCATTTCCTCGAAGCTGAAGTTGTCCGCGTTCGAACGCAAGCCGTAGCTCTGTCCGCCGATATAGACGGCGTCCGCGCCGTAGTGGACGGCAAACTTCAGCTTTTCGAGATTGCCGGCGGGCGCAAGCAGCTCCGGACGGTCCAGCCGATAGCGGCGGC from the Cohnella hashimotonis genome contains:
- a CDS encoding methyl-accepting chemotaxis protein, whose protein sequence is MKQSWRDRVKSVEWKQGAGTLGGYAKKFGQQMKETKLESPIRSVGVKLFILVFCGILLCVVSLGLFSYSKSRSVIEKKVSESSMETAKQVSGRMDLLLTGYERKSMEFLSDSEFISQVGSAISSTDDFERFDNQRTITTKLSNVMISDNSIAGIFLLPTDPSMAVIGSSNSGGVPDMKENPPAFLDTMKQAAGKVVWVPTMATGITGKQTAPTIAVGRALMNVNSGNPYLLVIELSIKSLQDMLSNVSFGDGSSTYIVAPDGTIVYAADAALMGQKYEYELPDASGEVKIKADGREMLSVGSPSVGSSGWTVVGNIPTSSLVKDAKVIRNLTFLMCGLSVLIAALIGLFIMWTVGKPLGQLRHLMNQGERGNLTVRSTIRQKDEIGQVSDSFNRMMERITELVRQTNQSASEVLETASSLTLASTKTASAAKEIAVATEEIAGGATNLAVESERGSEMTGQIGDKVVSVIDSNLEMGKSAYEVEEAGRKGTQYMAGLMEKTGHTEEMTRSMVDKVDKLKESTGSISKILDVLGNMTKQTNILSLNATIEAARAGAAGRGFMVVADEIRKLADQSRQSIGVVGEIVDRIGQEIDETVSVLSDAYPLFREQIEAVRDANKIFENVQSHMSDFNERLHAATASVSQLEQAQETLTLTMTNVSAVAQQASATSEQVASLSNEQLGISDGLVQLSNKLETVSQQLRQSLSQFTVA
- a CDS encoding peptidase U32 family protein, producing the protein MEVLTMNGTAAHAAVSAAGKGRRYRLDRPELLAPAGNLEKLKFAVHYGADAVYIGGQSYGLRSNADNFSFEEMREGVEFAARYGAKVFVATNIYAHQEDLPGIAEYLKQLEAAGIAAIITADPAIVETAMAHAPGLEVHLSTQQSTMNWQAVKFWKEVGLPRVVLARETSMEEIREIKDNVDLELEVFIHGAMCSSVSGRCVLSNHFTDRDSNRGGCCQSCRWKYDLHQEHGPVGDPGDHMFTMGSKDLCMIRHIPDLIEAGVDSFKIEGRMKSIHYVASVVGAYRQAIDAYMADPEGYVLRPEWEAEIGKAANRPLNTGFFYSTPGASEHIYEPEEKPAPYDFAAIVREYDPETGIAVVEQRSPFRPNTEVEFVGPGGRSFKQVAGPLSDLDGASVDVARHPLQLLRIRTSEPVAPLDMMRKKIGSF
- a CDS encoding peptidoglycan D,D-transpeptidase FtsI family protein, whose product is MNGPVPARIFKLMIALAAVFGVMEARLAWVQLGGGGGSENAAAGLAKQAYRQHSDPLELDSGRGQFVDRDGRPLTGRTIRALAAYPTGGMPRGSDGQLQVLADTLGESADQIGAWLDGIREPLVWKGKTGTVVALTETQERRIVALGLTGVAVVPYVDRYGAEQGRGPALQAIGYTAQDPARLTKLYGKELAAGKARTTDPIGEAGLELSLDRLIRGIGSTFAVATTDGARRPLAGIGMRISGPANPHYPLQVRTTIDLAVQRAAEAALKKHGIKEGAVVVLDVEHADILGMVSLPAFDPAHIGFAGTDERNHALIAVPPGSVFKTVTLAAALEAGVTTLDETFRCAGSYGRYGLNCWLHGGHGVLTVKEAYAESCNVVFAALAERLDPALLAETADKLGLGRQIGWQIGSFVDGKPLRLLGEEQPGAIFATPEAGKDGGVRTGTGIGQRDVRVTPLQAANLVVTLLHGGRVQAPRIATEIRYADGGLLANMPARGAPSEFGRIKPATAAALREAMRAVVTEGTAEQALGANEWPLAGKSGTAELAGKRPALNDQWFVGYGPAKGRPRYAVSVLLENRTAGVRNAAPAVFGDIMDALRLMDRAEAELQERSSRTQKDETARR